In a single window of the bacterium genome:
- the tnpB gene encoding IS66 family insertion sequence element accessory protein TnpB has protein sequence MIQVAPQMRVLVAVEPADFRKGIDGLAKLAREELAQDPFSGCLFVFRNRKATAVKILVYDGQGFWLCYKRLSAGRFRFWPSGQKLRSLEAHELQVLLSAGDFSAASAAPPWRRLN, from the coding sequence CAGGTGGCGCCGCAGATGCGGGTGCTGGTCGCGGTCGAGCCGGCGGACTTCCGCAAGGGCATCGATGGGTTGGCCAAGCTGGCCCGCGAGGAGCTGGCTCAGGATCCGTTCTCCGGCTGCCTGTTCGTGTTCCGCAACCGCAAGGCCACGGCGGTGAAGATCCTGGTCTATGACGGTCAGGGGTTCTGGCTCTGCTACAAACGTCTGTCCGCGGGGCGGTTCCGTTTCTGGCCGTCCGGGCAGAAGCTGCGGTCTCTGGAGGCCCACGAGCTACAGGTATTGCTCAGTGCCGGGGATTTCTCCGCGGCGTCGGCCGCGCCGCCGTGGCGCCGGCTCAATTGA